A single Pseudanabaenaceae cyanobacterium SKYG29 DNA region contains:
- a CDS encoding TMEM165/GDT1 family protein — translation MNWELFFACFITIFISELGDKSQLVTFTMTSNSRFPWYIFLGSASALLLTSGLGVLLGDGVAYLLPDRPLKALAALIFAFLAVRTLAR, via the coding sequence ATGAACTGGGAATTATTTTTCGCCTGTTTTATCACTATCTTCATTTCAGAATTGGGGGACAAAAGTCAGTTGGTGACGTTCACCATGACTAGTAATTCTCGCTTTCCCTGGTATATCTTCCTTGGTTCTGCCAGTGCCTTGCTGCTAACCAGTGGCTTAGGTGTTCTTCTAGGGGATGGGGTCGCCTACCTCCTACCAGACCGTCCGTTAAAAGCTCTTGCCGCCCTCATTTTTGCTTTCCTTGCCGTTCGCACTCTGGCACGTTAA
- a CDS encoding efflux RND transporter periplasmic adaptor subunit → MAVTISKGRTPYWLWWLGGSVVCLGAIALLSLRPNREPAVSLAKTAVVERITLPVTLGASGKVVPSQTVNLSPKVGGKLVELLVDQGDRVVEGQIVARMDSSSIEPQLQQAAALVASAQANLARLRNGARPEEINAAKAQVAAAQARAELAQKRLDRFVALAKEGVIPTDRMDEIIAEANSAQANLRDRQKQLERLLNGARPEEIAQAEAQLQEAQARLAAVKVQLEDTIIRAPFAGIITQKYANVGAFVTPTTTATLTSSATSTSIVALARGLEILAEIPEVDISQVQVGQAVEIIADAYPDRVYQGKVRLIAPEAVVQQNVTSFQVRIDLLTGQDQLRSGMNVELKLKGREIPQAIVVPTVAIVTEGGQTGVYVDQGGKPEFRPVTIGSTFNQQTQILSGLTGGERIYLELPRR, encoded by the coding sequence ATGGCAGTCACTATTTCTAAGGGTAGAACTCCTTACTGGCTATGGTGGCTAGGGGGTAGCGTCGTTTGTTTAGGAGCAATAGCCCTTCTGTCTTTGCGCCCCAATCGAGAACCGGCGGTCAGTTTAGCAAAAACAGCAGTGGTGGAGCGGATTACCCTGCCAGTCACCCTTGGTGCCAGTGGCAAAGTTGTCCCTAGTCAGACGGTCAATCTCAGTCCCAAAGTGGGGGGAAAGCTAGTTGAACTCTTGGTAGACCAGGGAGACAGGGTTGTAGAAGGGCAAATTGTGGCCAGGATGGACAGCAGTAGTATTGAACCGCAACTGCAGCAGGCAGCCGCCCTAGTTGCCAGTGCCCAAGCTAATTTAGCGCGCTTGCGAAATGGTGCCCGCCCGGAGGAAATTAATGCCGCCAAAGCGCAAGTGGCAGCTGCCCAGGCTAGAGCGGAGTTAGCGCAAAAAAGACTCGATCGGTTTGTCGCCCTTGCCAAAGAGGGAGTGATTCCTACCGATCGGATGGATGAAATTATTGCGGAAGCCAACAGTGCCCAGGCGAATTTGCGGGATAGACAGAAGCAGTTGGAAAGGTTGCTCAATGGTGCGCGTCCAGAAGAAATCGCCCAAGCGGAAGCCCAACTACAGGAAGCCCAAGCTCGCCTGGCGGCAGTGAAAGTGCAGCTGGAAGATACTATCATTCGTGCTCCCTTTGCTGGCATTATCACTCAGAAATACGCCAATGTTGGTGCGTTTGTCACTCCTACGACTACGGCAACTCTTACCTCTTCTGCGACATCCACCTCGATCGTTGCCCTTGCTAGGGGTTTAGAAATTCTGGCAGAAATCCCGGAAGTTGATATTAGCCAGGTGCAAGTGGGTCAAGCCGTAGAGATCATTGCTGATGCCTATCCCGATCGGGTCTATCAAGGTAAAGTCCGTCTGATTGCTCCTGAAGCGGTTGTCCAGCAAAATGTCACTTCCTTCCAGGTGCGCATCGACTTACTCACGGGGCAGGACCAACTCCGATCGGGTATGAACGTGGAACTAAAACTCAAGGGCAGGGAGATTCCCCAAGCGATCGTTGTGCCCACCGTCGCCATTGTCACAGAAGGGGGACAAACGGGAGTGTATGTCGATCAAGGCGGCAAGCCAGAGTTTAGACCAGTGACGATCGGGAGTACCTTTAATCAACAAACCCAAATTCTCAGCGGCTTGACGGGAGGAGAACGCATCTATTTAGAACTACCCCGCCGGTAG
- a CDS encoding Coenzyme F420 hydrogenase/dehydrogenase, beta subunit C-terminal domain, whose translation MKHWKAKGQTNSNRRPAKELCSECGLCDTYYIHYVKEACAFLHQQFDHLEANTHGRPRDLANDQELYFGVHQEMWMAKKIDPIPGAQWTGIVTTIATAMLTQGKVEGVICVQSDPTDRFQPKPILATTPAEIYKARVNKPTLSPNLSLLEQVERSGMKKLLVIGVGCQIQALRAVEKHLGLDKLYVLGTPCVDNVTRAGLQKFLETTSRSPHTVVHYEFMQDFNVHFKHEDGSVEKVPFFALNTKELKDVFAPSCMTCFDYVNSLADLVVGYMGATFGWQWIVVRNERGREMLEIAKEVLTFQPVISQGNRKAAVQQSIAAYDRAVTLPLWLGWLLGFIINRIGPKGLEYGRFSIDSHFIRNFLYVKRRYPHKLLSHVPEFARRIISQYQLPAD comes from the coding sequence ATGAAGCATTGGAAAGCTAAAGGGCAGACAAACAGTAACCGCCGCCCTGCAAAAGAGCTGTGCAGTGAATGTGGTCTTTGTGATACATACTACATCCACTATGTGAAAGAGGCTTGTGCATTCTTACATCAACAATTTGATCATTTGGAAGCAAATACCCACGGTAGACCAAGGGATTTAGCCAATGACCAGGAACTATACTTCGGTGTGCACCAGGAAATGTGGATGGCAAAAAAGATAGACCCCATCCCAGGCGCACAGTGGACAGGCATCGTCACTACGATCGCTACTGCCATGCTCACCCAGGGCAAGGTGGAAGGGGTAATCTGTGTGCAGTCCGACCCCACCGATCGGTTTCAACCCAAGCCTATTCTGGCTACCACCCCCGCGGAAATCTACAAAGCCAGAGTGAACAAACCTACCCTTTCCCCCAATTTATCCCTGCTGGAACAGGTGGAACGATCGGGGATGAAGAAACTGCTAGTAATTGGTGTGGGCTGTCAGATTCAGGCTTTGCGGGCAGTGGAAAAACATCTAGGTTTGGACAAGCTCTACGTTTTGGGGACGCCCTGTGTCGATAATGTGACCAGAGCAGGCTTGCAGAAGTTTTTAGAAACTACCAGTCGGTCGCCCCATACAGTTGTCCACTATGAATTCATGCAGGATTTTAATGTGCACTTCAAACATGAAGATGGTTCCGTGGAGAAAGTCCCCTTCTTTGCTCTCAATACGAAAGAACTAAAAGATGTGTTTGCTCCTTCCTGTATGACTTGTTTTGATTATGTCAACAGTTTAGCGGATTTAGTAGTGGGCTATATGGGGGCTACCTTTGGTTGGCAGTGGATCGTTGTGCGCAACGAGCGGGGGCGGGAGATGCTAGAAATAGCGAAAGAGGTGTTGACGTTCCAACCTGTTATTTCCCAGGGCAATCGCAAAGCAGCAGTCCAACAATCGATCGCAGCCTATGACCGGGCTGTCACTCTGCCCCTGTGGTTAGGGTGGCTGTTGGGGTTTATCATCAATCGCATTGGTCCCAAGGGTTTAGAATATGGGCGCTTTTCCATTGATTCCCATTTCATTCGCAACTTTTTGTATGTCAAACGCCGCTATCCCCACAAACTCCTGAGCCATGTGCCTGAATTTGCCCGCCGCATCATCAGTCAATATCAGCTACCCGCCGACTAG
- a CDS encoding glycerophosphodiester phosphodiesterase, whose protein sequence is MQNAVPTANDFFVIPPRPIVIAHRGASGQRPEHTLAAYELAIDLGADYVEPDLVVTKDGVLVARHEPFLGTTTDVARRPEFANRRTTKVIDGVTVANEWFVEDFTLAELKTLRAIEPRADRSKAFDGLFQVPTLQEIIDLVKRKSAETGRTIGIYPETKHPTYFRNLGLAMEQRLVDVLSRNGYTRRTDPVFIQSFEVGILKELNRLTELPLVQLIGVGTTLPDGRVVGDRPFDFVVSGDRRTYADLLTPQGLAEIATYADGIGPSKRLIVGAADNRGLPPTNVIADAHRAGLLVHPYTFRNEASTLLEDYNRDPQLEYVQFYGLGVDGLFTDYPGTALDVVNILYPFSPVAPLAGIGQLSGR, encoded by the coding sequence GTGCAAAATGCTGTGCCTACTGCCAATGATTTCTTTGTCATTCCCCCCAGACCGATCGTGATTGCCCACCGGGGTGCTAGCGGTCAACGACCGGAGCATACCTTGGCAGCCTATGAATTAGCGATCGATTTGGGTGCGGACTATGTGGAGCCAGACTTGGTGGTGACGAAAGATGGGGTGCTGGTAGCTCGCCATGAGCCGTTCTTGGGCACAACTACAGATGTGGCTCGCCGTCCAGAATTTGCCAATCGCCGTACGACCAAAGTGATTGACGGTGTGACAGTGGCAAATGAATGGTTCGTGGAAGATTTTACCCTAGCAGAATTGAAAACCCTGCGGGCAATTGAACCCCGTGCCGATCGGAGTAAGGCCTTCGATGGACTGTTTCAGGTGCCCACCCTGCAGGAAATTATCGACTTGGTGAAACGTAAGAGTGCCGAGACAGGCAGAACGATCGGTATTTACCCCGAAACCAAGCATCCCACTTACTTTCGCAATTTGGGTTTGGCGATGGAGCAGAGATTGGTGGATGTTCTCAGTCGCAATGGCTATACCCGTCGCACTGACCCTGTGTTCATTCAATCTTTTGAAGTGGGCATCCTCAAAGAACTCAATCGTCTAACCGAGCTGCCGCTAGTACAACTGATTGGCGTGGGTACCACCTTACCTGACGGACGGGTAGTGGGAGACCGTCCCTTTGACTTTGTTGTCAGTGGCGATCGACGTACCTATGCTGATTTACTCACGCCCCAGGGCTTAGCCGAAATTGCCACCTATGCTGATGGCATTGGACCCTCGAAGCGTTTGATTGTCGGAGCGGCGGATAATCGGGGTCTGCCGCCTACCAATGTCATTGCTGATGCCCACCGTGCTGGGCTATTGGTACATCCCTACACCTTCCGCAACGAGGCAAGCACCCTCCTAGAAGACTATAACCGTGACCCCCAGCTGGAGTATGTCCAATTTTACGGTTTGGGAGTAGATGGCTTGTTCACCGATTACCCTGGCACTGCCCTGGATGTAGTTAATATTCTTTATCCTTTCTCTCCTGTAGCTCCCTTGGCTGGTATTGGGCAACTGTCTGGGCGCTAA